The following proteins are co-located in the Cryptococcus neoformans var. grubii H99 chromosome 1, complete sequence genome:
- a CDS encoding pre-mRNA-splicing factor RSE1: MHLLNLTLSSPTNVSTAVVGSFSGSKSQEILCVRGGTKLEIFKLNATTGQLDTIVSTEAFGTIRNIAGFRLAGMTKDYILATSDSGRLSILEFVISPTPHFESMYQEVFGKSGSRRIVPGQFLAVDPKGRSCLVGSLEKTKLVYVLNRNTEGKLYPSSPLEAHKNHTLVTHVVGVDQGYDNPLYAALEIDYSESDQDPTGEAYENTQKHLTFYELDLGLNHVVRKWSEPTDRRANLLVQVPGGQSANSDRFEGPSGVLVCTEDHIIWKHMDVEAHRIPIPRRRNPLVQRGDKSRGLIIVSAVMHKIKGAFFFLLQSEDGDLYKVWIEHNGEDVVALKIKYFDTVPVANSLCILKRGYIYVASEFSDQNLYQFQSLAEDDGEQEWSSTDYPENGNIDGPLPFAFFDPQPLRNLLLVDTVPSLDPITDAHVVNLLGASSDTPQIYAACGRGARSTFRTLKHGLDVAEMVSSPLPGVPTNVWTLKLTEDDEYDSYIVLSFPNGTLVLSIGETIEEVNDTGFLSSGPTLAVQQLGNAGLLQVHPYGLRHIRAADRVDEWPAPPGQTIVAATTNQRQVVIALSTAELVYFELDPEGSLSEYQEKKALPGNATCVTIAEVPEGRRRTPFLAVGCDNQTVSIISLEPDSTLDTLSLQALTAPPTSICLAEIFDTSIDKNRATMFLNIGLMNGVLLRTVVDPVDGSLSDTRLRFLGAKPPKLVRANVQGQPSVMAFSSRTWLLYTYQDMLQTQPLIYDTLEYAWSLSAAMCPDGLIGISGNTLRIFSIPKLGEKLKQDSTALTYTPRKFISHPFNSVFYMIEADHRTYSKSAIERIVKQKESEGRRVDTLLLDLPANEFGRPRAPAGHWASCVRVLDPLANETIMTLDLDEDEAAFSIAIAYFERGGGEPFLVVGTGVKTTLQPKGCKEGYLRVYAIKEQGRVLEFLHKTKTDDIPLCLAGFQGFLLAGVGKSLRLYEMGKKALLRKCENNGFPTAVVTINVQGARIIVGDMQESTFYCVYRSIPTRQLLIFADDSQPRWITCVTSVDYETVACGDKFGNIFINRLDPSISEKVDDDPTGATILHEKSFLMGAAHKTEMIAHYNIGSVVTSITKIPLVAGGRDVLVYTTISGAVGALVPFVSSDDIEFMSTLEMHMRTQDISPVGRDHIAYRGYYVPIKGVVDGDLCESFSLLPYPKQQAIATDLDRSVGDVLKKLEQMRTSSAF; encoded by the exons CGGCAGATTATCAATCCTCGAGTTTGTCATCTCGCCCACACCGCATTTTGAAAGCATGTATCAGGAGGTTTTTGGGAAGAGTGGTAGCAG ACGTATCGTCCCTGGCCAGTTCTTGGCCGTTGACCCCAAAGGTAGAAGCTGTCTTGTTGGATC CTTGGAAAA GACAAAGCTGGTGTATGTGTTGAACAGAAATACTGAGGGGAAACTCtacccatcttctcctcttgagGCCCATAAGAATCATACTCTCGTGACTCACGTAGTCGGCGTTGACCAG GGATATGACAACCCTTTGTATGCTGCTTTAGAAATTGATTATTCTGAATCGGATCAAGACCCTACCGGAGAGGCATATGAAAATACCCAGAAG CACTTGACGTTCTACGAGTTGGATCTTGGACTGAACCACGTTGTGCGAAAATGGAGTGAACCCACAGACAGACGGGCAAATCTCCTGGTACAAG TTCCCGGCGGCCAAAGTGCCAACTCTGACAGATTTGAAGGCCCTTCAGGTGTTCTTGTCTGCACAGAGGACCACATCATCTGGAAGCACATGGATGTGGAGGCCCACAGAATACCTATCCCTAGACGGCGAAACCCTCTTGTGCAAAGAGGTGACAAGAGTCGAGGTTTAATCATCGTTTCGGCGGTCATGCACAAAATCAAG GgtgcctttttcttcttgctccaATCTGAAGATGGCGACCTGTACAAGGTCTGGATTGAGCATAACGGTGAAGACGTTGTTGCACTCAAGATCAAGTACTTTGACACCGTCCCTGTGGCAAACAGTCTTTGTATCTTGAAGAGGGGTTACATCTACGTGGCCAGCGAGTTCAGTGACCA GAATTTGTACCAATTCCAAAGTCTTGCGGAAGATGACGGCGAGCAAGAGTGGTCATCTACCGATTACCCAGAGAATGGTAACATTGATGGACCACttccctttgccttctttgACCCGCAACCTCTTCgtaatcttctccttgttgATACTGTTCCCTCTTTGGACCCCATAACCGATGCTCATGTCGTCAACCTTCTCGGCGCCAGTTCCGACACTCCCCAAATATACGCAGCTTGTGGCCGAGGTGCCAGAAGTACTTTTAGGACGTTGAAGCACGGATTGGATGTTGCGGAGATGGTTAGCTCTCCATTGCCTGGTGTGCCTACTAATGTCTGGACATTGAAACTGACAGAAGATG ATGAATACGATTCCTATATAGTCCTGTCTTTCCCCAACGGTACTTTAGTTCTTTCTATCGGTGAAACgattgaagaagtcaaCGACACTGGGTTCCTTTCTTCAGGCCCTACTCTTGCTGTTCAACAACTCGGTAATGCCGGTCTTCTACAAGTTCACCCGTATGGTCTCCGACACATCCGAGCCGCGGATCGAGTAGATGAATGGCCTGCTCCTCCCGGACAAACCATTGTTGCTGCTACCACCAACCAGCGGCAGGTCGTCATTGCGTTGAGCACGGCCGAGTTGGTTTactttgagcttgaccCTGAAGGAAGCTTGAGCGAGTAccaagagaagaaggcgctGCCCGGTAATGCCACTTGTGTGACTATTGCTGAGGTGCCtgaggggaggagaaggacacCATTCTTAGCCGTTGGTTGCGACAATCAAACAGtgtccatcatctctttgGAACCCGATAGCACTCTAGATACTTTGAGTCTTCAG GCCCTTACCGCTCCGCCCACTTCGATCTGTCTCGCGGAGATCTTTGACACCAGTATTGACAAGAACCGTGCTACTATGTTCTTGAACATCGGTCTCATGAACGGCGTTCTTCTCCGTACCGTTGTCGATCCTGTTGACGGATCTCTCTCCGACACTCGGCTTCGATTCCTCGGTGCCAAACCTCCCAAACTTGTCCGTGCGAATGTTCAGGGCCAGCCTAGTGTCATGGCGTTCTCCAGCAGAACTTGGTTGCTCTACACGTATCAAGATATGCTGCAGACCCAGCCACTCATTTATGACACTTTGGAATACGCTTGGTCACTCTCGGCGGCTATGTGTCCTGATGGATTGATCGGTATCTCGGGTAATACACTGAG AATTTTCAGCATTCCCAAGCTAGGTGAAAAACTCAAGCAAGACTCCACCGCCTTGACTTATACACCTCGCAAGTTCATCAGTCATCCCTTTAATTCTGTCTTTTACATGATCGAAGCCGATCACCGAACATACTCAAAGAGTGCCATTGAGAGGATTGTCAAGCAGAAGGAGTCGGAAGGTAGAAGGGTTGATACCTTATTGTTGGACCTCCCCGCCAATGAGTTTGGTCGGCCTAGAGCCCCTGCTGGTCACTGGGCGTCTTGTGTACGAGTTTTGGATCCCCTTGCT AACGAAACCATTATGACTCTTGACcttgacgaagatgaagctgCGTTTTCAATTGCTATTGCCTATTTTGAACGTGGTGGCGGCGAGCCGTTCCTCGTGGTTGGTACTGGTGTAAAGACGACGTTGCAACCCAAAGGATGTAAAGAGGGATATTTGAGAGTATATGCGATTAAGGAGCAGGGCAGAGTTCTTGAGTTTTTGCACAAG ACCAAGACCGATGACATACCGCTTTGCTTGGCTGGATTTCAAGGCTTCCTATTGGCAGGTGTCGGCAAGTCTCTGAGATTGTACGAAATGGGTAAAAAGGCGTTGCTGAGAAAATGTGAAAACAAT GGATTCCCCACGGCTGTTGTTACCATCAACGTCCAAGGAGCCCGAATAATCGTCGGTGACATGCAAGAATCAACTTTCTACTGTGTTTATCGCTCCATTCCCACTCGGCAGCTCCTCATTTTTGCCGACGATTCCCAACCTCGTTGGATCACTTGTGTCACAAGTGTTGATTATGAGACCGTTGCATGTGGTGACAAATTCGGAAATATCTTCATCAATCGACTGGACCCTAGTATATCAGAGAAGGTGGATGACGACCCTACGGGTGCTACAATCTTGCACGAGAAGAGCTTCTTGATGGGTGCGGCACATAAGACAGAGATGATAGCACATTATAATATTGGAAGTGTCGTCACTTC TATAACAAAAATCCCACTGGTAGCTGGTGGACGAGATGTGTTGGTTTACACCACCATTTCAGGCGCTGTGGGTGCCCTTGTTCCCTTCGTGTCTTCGGACGATATCGAGTTCATGTCCACTCTCGAGATG CACATGCGAACACAAGACATTTCTCCTGTAGGCCGAGACCACATTGCTTACAGGGGTTACTACGTTCCTATCAAAGGTGTTGTTGATGGGGACCTGTGTGAAAGCTTTAGTCTCTTGCCTTACCCTAAGCAACAAGCGATCGCAACAGATTTGGATAGGAGCGTGGGTGAtgttttgaagaagcttgagcAAATGAGGACGAGCAGCGCATTCTAA